Genomic DNA from Niabella ginsenosidivorans:
CCGTATGAATCTTACAGAAGGGGAGTGCGCACACTGAGAAGCGATATGGCCAGCAATACAGAAATGATCTTCTATCGTATAGATAATTCCGCCGGTACAATGGAATATGACCGCATGCCCAATGATCATCGCATTAGTGATGGAAACTATAAAGGCGGGAGTTTGTTAGGTGCCACGCAGGAGCAGGTAGACGCATACTTCATGAATAACGGAATGTCGCCAATCACGGGTTATAAGGCCAACGGGATCACACCGTCAATTAATGAGGCATCAGGCTATGTGGAAGACGGGGTCAGCAAAGCTGATTATACATCGGCAACCGGGCAGGTATATGCCCCCGCAGGAGCCCGTATGATGTATGTAAACCGGGAGCCGAGGTTCTATGCAGATATTACTTTCAGCGGGCAGAAATGGTTTGCAGGTACAAACGGCGGAAATATTACCGATTTTACATACAGCGGCGCTTGTGGCAAACTATACGGAGTGAACGACTATAGCAGCACAGGATATCTTGTGCGCAAGCATATGGGGGCGGGCGATCGTAATCAAAGCCTGATATGCATCCTGCTTCGGCTGCCGAACATTTATTTTAATTATATGGAGGCACTTTGCCATATTGATCCGACAAGTGCTGAACTATGGAAGTATATGAATGCCATCCGCAAGCGGGCAGGTATACCTATGTATGGAGAAGGCGCAAATGCATTGCCCCGTCCTGCTGATGCAAACAGCGTAATGGATTTGATACGTAAAGAAAAAAGAGTGGAACTGGGCTTTGAAAATACCCGTTATTTTGACCTGCGCCGCTGGGGGCTTGCAACTGAATTTTTCAATAAAGCCGTACATGGTATGAACATAAATGCCGACGGGAACGATTTTTTTGTTCGTTCAAAAGTTATTGACAGAAGCTTCAATCGCCAGTATTTCTTCCCCATTCCGCAGGGCGAAATAGATATTGATAAGAATTTAGTTCAGAATACCGGGTATTAATTAAACAGACACATGGAATATTCATTTTCATACCCCAGGGCTGAATAGGTTCCTTCTGTAAAAAGACTATATGATTTAAGATAATAAAATATACACATGAAAAATTATATAACCGCAATAATGCTTATTATCGGTGCCATTTATACAAACGCCTGCAATAAGTCCGATAATAAAGAATATGTTCTTGATTACGACATTGTGCCTCCCTATACCAATGCAGATGCCTGGATTGCCTATGACGCTTTCAATCAAAACCTGTTTGACAGTCAAACGCACGTTTACAAAGTAAATACGGATACAGAGGAGGGTGCCAATACCAAAGCCACAATAGGCGCTGTATGGACCCAGGCAATATACTGGGATATGGCGATGAATGCCTATAAAAGGGCAGGAGCAGAAAAAAATGCAGAGAAGCAGGCAAAATATAAAACCCTGGTAAACCAGATCTATCAGGGCTGCAATGATCATTATGTAAACTTTGACTGGCACAACCAGGATCCCCAGAACGGGTGGTTTATATATGATGATATTATGTGGTGGACTATTTCCTTTTCCCGTGCCTATGGCATCTTCAAAGACACTAAATACCTTACCCTTGCTGATGAGAGTTTTTGCCGGGTGTGGCACGGCTCGTATAGCTTAAAAGACAGGGGCTCCTATGATAAAGAAAACGGGGGGATGTTCTGGAAGTGGAACAACAGTAACCCGCCGGATAACAGTGATAACGGTAAAATGTCCTGCATCAATTTTCCGGCAGTGGTAGCCGCAGTAACATTGTATAACAATATTGATCCCGCAGATGCGCAGCATAAGACTGACGATAAAACCGGCTTCAACGGTGATCCGGACTATCCGAGATGGCATAGCCGCGACACCTACCTGAAAAACGCAAAGGAGATCTATGAATGGGCTGTAAATAATCTTTTCGACAAAAATACAGGCAATGTTGCCGACAGCCGCCATGGGAACAGCGTAGACTGGAACGCAACACTGTATAACCAGGGTACCTTTATCGGGGCTTCCTGTTTATTGTATAAAGTTACCGGCCAGCAGGAGTACCTGGATAATGCCATAGCAGCTGCGAATTATGCCATGAACACAATGTCTGCGCCGCTTTATATTTTCCCTTACGGGAACGGAGAAGAGCAGGGAATTTATACAGCCATTTTTGCACAGTATATGAATATGCTGATCTATGATTGCGGTCAGACCCAATTCCTGAAATGGGTAACGCGCACAATCGGGTATGGCTGGAGCCACCGGAACGACCGGAACCTTACGGGGAAAGATTATACAAAAGCACCTGGCTCAACCGTTTCCTGTTATGACGCTTCGGGCATTCCCGCGCTCATGTTGTTATTTCCTGCAGATAAATAATTAAAAACCGTACAATAAATGAACAAAATAATCAGCTTGTTTTTATGTATCTGCTGTACATTGGTACTGGTACAATTCACGTCATGTTCTGAAGAGAAGCACAAGTTTGTGGAAACGATCGGGGTCCAGGATGAGTACATCACCCAACTGGACACGCTGATAGCTTCCATGAACCGGCTGGCAAATAATTCTGATTACGGAACAAGAGAAGGGCAATATCCTGCCGAAAGCCGGGCCATTCTTACGGATGCCATCAGTAATGCGAACCGTTATGTATTGCTGATAAGATACCAGACCCCTTCTCCTTCAGAAAGCGAAAAGCAACGTTATATTTCCGAAATCAATAATACCATTGAAAAGTTCAAAAACAGTAAACGCACCGAAGATGCGGAAACGATTCCCGCAGAATTATTTGTAGATGGCAAAACCACCCAATCCTATATAGATTTTGGAAGAAGTAAAGATTATACGGTATTTGGAACAACCGGCAATCAGTCCTTTACCATAGAATTTTGGGTAAAGATCAAAGAACGCGGCCCGTATGACAACAGCATTTTTATGTCCACCTTCTTTTCAAACAGTGATAATCAGTGGCGGAATGGCTGGATGATGTACTGGCGCAATGTCAATAACGGTATTTACCGCGTTACCTGGGGCGGCATACTGTCAGGCAATCGCTGGGGATTATGGGAACCTTCGTATCCTGCCCCGCAGGAGGACGTATGGCAGCATTTTGCTTTTGTTTACAGTGATAAGGGGCTGGATGGCAACAGCGCCCTCCGGGCGAAGCTCTATCTGAACGGAACGGTTGCAGCTACACAGAATAACAGTAATGCTTCCGAAGTATATAATTCTTCGGATTATGATAATTATGATAAACCGATGACCGCATTCTGCCGCTGGGTAAACAATGACAAAATGGAAGAAGGCTTTTCCGGTTATATGAAAAAAATCCGCATCTGGAAAGAAGCTAAAGACGATGCTTATATTCAGGCATCCTTTAAAGAAGAAACGGAAATTATCGGTAGGGAAAATAACCTGGTTGCTGCATGGGACTTTACCTCAAAGCCTTCCGGCGCCGATAATACGGTTTTGGATTTAACAGGAAAACATGAAGCAAAAATTATAGGAACCTATAAATGGGAACAGACCCAGTAATTCACTTTAAGCGCATTATTAAAATGAGAAAAACAATATATCACCCTCTGCGATCCGCCCGGCTGCTACAACTGGCTTGCCTTATACTGGCGCTCTATGCTGTTATGGGCTGCTCCGGTAATAAAGAGGACCTGTTCATTACAGATACGAATCTGAGCATTTTGGAAACCAATAAAAGCAATCTGGAATCTTTGCTCACCAGTTCAGCCTACGGAACGGCTGCGGGGACGTATCCCGAAGATAGCCGGGCCATACTGACAACCGCCATTTCAAAACTTGAAACGGTCATCAGTGGATTGAAATCGGGCAACAACATGTCTAAAGATGAATTGGAACAGCAGTTGGCTGCGGTTAATCAGGCAATTGATGAGTTTAAAAACAGTCGTTTATATAACCTGTCTCCCCAGGCGCAGCAATTTGTGGAAAACCTGAAGGCAAAGGCCCGGGAGTATGCGGCTATCCTGAATGATGCACCCAAATGGGGCAATCATAAAGGGCAATATCCGGTTGACAGTAAAGAAGTTTTACAGAATGCCATTACCGCTTTATACACTTTTGCCGAAAACATTTTATCCGGTTCTGTAACCAATGTAACGCAGGCGTTATATGATGATGCGATACAGGCTGCAGAAGAAGCTATGCAAAAAGTGGAAGATTCAAAATGGCAGGAAGACCATATCATATGGAACCTGTTTGTTGACGGTAATAACGGGGGATACATCGACTTTGGTTATAGTCCCGATTATGTGCAGTTCGGGAATAATAATAAGCAGGCATTTACGGTTGAGCTTTGGGTAAACGTGACTTCCTATTGCAAAGAGCCCGGTCAGGATAACAGCACTTTCTTATCCACGATGACACAAAAAGATTACTGGAGTGGCTGGAGAGCCCAGGATCGTAACAAGGGATTACTTAGAACAATGGTAGCTCATTGGCAGGATAGCGGTCCTTCGAATCCCCAGGAATGGGAACCCGGTTATAAAAAGTCAGACAACTGGACGCTCAACAGGTGGACGCATTATGCTTTTCTGTTCAGAGATGAAGGCCTGCCCGGATTTGATACGCCTACGGATGTAAAATGTTATTCAATGGTTGACGGGCAGCGCCAGGGAGAAGTAATCCGGGTAGGAGAACCCTGGAGAACTTATATCAACGACAACAGTATCAAATACCAGGTGCATATGACAGGTTTCTGCTCCCTGGACAACAACGGGAACAGGCAGGAGGCGTTCTCCGGATATATAAAGAAAATAAGGATCTGGAAAACGAACCGCACGGAAGATCAGGTCAGAAGTGCCTACCTGGGTACTGAAACAGGTGTAACAGCAGATAACCCTGATCTGGTGGCGGCATGGGATTTTGAAACTTTAGGCAATAGGCCGGAAGGCACGGAATTTAAAGACCTGACGGGAAGACATACTGCTACACTTAAAGGCGCTTTCAAATGGGTGGAATCGTCTGCTGTGCCCCAATAGGAAGCTGCTTACCGGACAGGCAGGTTTAATGCAATGCTTATTACTGGTGCCTGTCACAGCTTTTTAAATATGTTAAAGTGTAAATACCTTAGAGCTTCACTCTCCCCTGTCATCGGATAGCCCGGAGGGGCTTTATATCGGTAACAGGCAGCAGCCCTGAATGATGGTGAGCGCCGCAGGTGCGGCCTGTTTGGGAATGATAATGCAATTGCTGAAAGGATAAGCATTTTTTACCCGGCAGTAGAGAGCCACTTTGCGGCACACGGGGCATCATCAGTTCAGGCATGTACGATTACAGCAATCCCTGCCATTACATAAAGCCAGGATACAGACTGCATGAGTTCCGGTAGCTGACCCTGATAGAAGGGCCCAGGAGGGGCTTTATATCGGTAACAGGCAGCAGCCCTGAATGACGGTGAGCGCCGCAGGTGCGGCCTGTTTGAAAATGATGATGCAATTGCTGAAAAAGATAAGCATTTTTAGCCGGATCTTATGGCAGGTACGATGCACAATATTGGCCTATTTTCTACCCTGTTAAGCGGCGGGCCGGGGGCATTGCTCTTGCCTTGCGACGGCCAAAGTTGCTGATTTAAAAAACTACATTTATTTTTATAGCGCACTACCTGAAAATAATTTGTTTATTTTTATTTTATAAATGCTGATTAATGAGTGATTTTGATATTAACGGAAAAATAATTGTTGTAACCGGCGGAACGGGCATTTTGGGAAAAGCTTTTGTTGAAGGAATTGCTGCTGCAGGAGGTATACCTGTTATAGTAGGCAGAAATGAACAGGTGGCCAGGGAAAGAGAAGCGCAGATAAAACAGCAGGGAGGCAGGGCTTTGGCTGTTATTGCTGATGTAACAGATGAAAAGCAGCTCATAGCCGGTCGTGATAAAATAGTACAGGAACTGGGCCAGATTGACGGGCTGGTAAATGCAGCGGGGGGCAATATAAAAAATGCGGTTATTGAAAAGGATAAGGATCTTTTTGATCTGGATCTTTCAGCATTGCAGGCTGTAATGAATCTGAATTTGTTTGGCACTGTGCTGCCTACGCAGGTTTTTGGAAAAGAAATGGCCCGGCAGGGAAAAGGAAGTATTGTGAATATTTCTTCAATGGCGGCGCAGAGGGCTATAACAAAAGTGCTGGGGTATAGCCTGGCCAAAAGCGCTATTGATGCGTATACAAAATGGTTTTCTGTTGAGCTGGGCAACCGTTATGGTGATTTGATCCGTATGAATGCGATCGCTCCCGGATTTTTTCTTACTGAGCAGAACAGGGAACTGCTGACAAATGGGGATGAAAGTCTTACCGAACGCGGTAACCTGGTGGTACGACATACGCCTTTCCGGCGTTTTGGGGCTCCTGAAGAGCTGACCGGCGCGTTGATCTGGTTGCTGAGCGATGCTTCAAAATTTGTAACCGGAACCGTTATAACTGTAGACGGCGGCTTTTCTGTATTCAGCGGTGTTTAACCGGCTGATGCCGCATCGGTTATGACCGGAATAAGAACTGTTTACGGGAAAATGGTCAGGAACAGGTATGTCGCAAAAATAGTCAGCAGCACCACACCATACAGCACATTGGTCTTTCCTGTAACCAGGGACAACATCACTGTAAAAATAGAAAGGATCAGCAGCACGGTTGATGTAGTATCAATACCTAATAAAACTGGTGTGCGGCTGAATAAAGTGTAAATAGCCACTGCCGGGATCGTCAGCCCGATACTGGCCAGTGCCGAACCCAGCGCAAGGTTCATGCTGGTTTGCAAACGGTTTTTACGTGCAGCCTGTATGGCTGCAATACATTCAGGCAGTAATACCACCATTGCAATGATAATACCTACCAGTGAATTGGGCGCACCGATGGCAGCCACCCCTGTTTCAATAAATGGCGATAGCATTTTGGCTAATAATACCACAGCCCCCAAACAGGTGATCAGCAGGATCAGGCTGACAATGGTAGTCTTTACTGTCGGTGGTAGGGCATGCAGGTCTTCCTCTTCGCCTGGGTTTCCGTTCTCATCTTTAGGTAAAAAATAATCCCGGTGCCGTACCGATTGGATCATGATAAAACTGGAATAAATAATAAGGCTCACCACAGCTATAAAAACCAGTTGTGGTTGTGTGTACTGCGGGCCGGGCTGGCTGGTGGTATAATTGGGCACTACCAGCGTAAGTACTAATATGGCGGTAAGCGCTACCAGTGCAGATGTGGCCGCGTGCTTGGTCACAAATTGCTCTCTGAATTTGGCGCCGCCGATGAGGATACAGATGCCGATGATAAATGTAAGGATGATCATGATCGCCGCAAAAACGGTATCCCTTGCCAGTGCTGCAGCTTTTTCCCCTCCGGAAGACATCAGGGAAACGATCAGTGACACCTCAATGACCGTTACTGCCAGCGCCAGTATGATGGTACCAAAGGGCTCTCCCACCCGGTGCGCTACCACTTCTGCATGATGCACAGCAGCAAGAACGCCTGCAATCAAAACAAAACAGAGAATAACAACCGGAAGGGTGCCTGTCCTTCCTCCCATGGTAAAATAGGCGATCCAGGCTAAAACGGGCGATAACAGCGTCCAGGTGGGTAACGACAGGCTGAATTTCATAAAATGGGTTTAGGTGGAGATAATGGCTTCCCGGATCTTTACCAGTTGTTCCAGCAAAGGCTCCAGGTAATCCAGCTTCAGCATATTGGCGCCGTCGCTTTTGGCAATTGCCGGGTTGGGGTGTGTTTCTATAAACAGGCCATCCGCCCCTGTGGCAATAGCAGCCTTGGCGATGGTACCAATCAGTTCCGGGTTGCCCCCTGTTACACCACTGGTCTGGTTGGGCTGCTGCAGGCTGTGCGTGCAATCCATTACAACCGGCACACCATGTTCCTTCATCCAGGGAATATTTCTGAAATCGACTACCAGGTCCTGGTAGCCAAAGGTATTTCCCCGTTCTGTTAAAATAACTTTTTCATTTCCCGCATGCTTTACTTTGTCTGCCGCAAATTTCATAGACGGTCCGCTAAGAAATTGTCCTTTCTTAATGTTCACTGTTTTACCTGTCCGGGCGGCAGCTTCCAGCAGATCGGTCTGTCTGCTCAGGAAGGCCGGTATCTGCAGCATATCCACGTATTCAGCAGCTAAAGCAGCTTCTTCATGTGCATGAATATCGCTTACAACAGGAATGTGATATGTTTCTTTTACCTGTTTTAAAAGCTGTAATGCATTTAGATCACCTATTCCCGTAAACGAATCAATACTGGTCCTGTTTGCTTTTTTATAGGAAGATTTAAAGACATAGGGAATGCCCAGGTTTTTGCAGATGCCGGAAACTTTTTCTGCCACGCCCATTACCAGGGCTTCTCCTTCCACCACGCAGGGGCCGGCTATAAGAAAAAAAGAATCGGGATGGTATTGCTGGCCTTCAAAAAGGTCTTTTAAGAATTGTTGCATAGCTACAAACCTACATAAAATTTTCGTGCGAAAAGCGAAGAACCTGTCCCGGATGGTGCGGGTGAACGGTATGCCACCTGCATTATACTGCCGGAGCTCCGGTACCTGCCGTATATAAAATACGGCGATCAGGGACAGGCCCCCGGTGTTACGGCTACAATCGATTGCACTATGCAATACAACCAGTAATTTATAAAGTTATATTTGCACTCTAAAAATTGCAAAATGACGAAAGAGAAGATCCTGGTTATCGGCGCCTCCGGGCAGATCGGTGTGGAACTGACAATGGCGCTTCGGGAAATCTATGGAAATAATAATGTGGTAGCTTCAGACCTGAGGGAGGAGAACCCGTTATTGAAAGGTTCCGGGCCTTATGTGAGCATTGATGTAATGAATAAGGAAATGCTGCATGTGCAGGTGATCCGCCAGGGTATTACCCAGATTTATTTACTGGCAGCCATCCTGTCTGCCACAGGTGAGAAAAACCCGGGGCTGGCCTGGCATTTGAATATGCAGGGTCTTTTGAATGTGCTGGACATTGCGCGTGAGGAAAATATCCATAAAGTATACTGGCCTTCATCCATAGCAGTTTTTGGCCCCACTTCCCCTAAGCAGAACTGCCCCCAGCAAACGATCATTGAACCTACAACGGTTTATGGCATCAGCAAATATGCGGGAGAGTTCTGGTGCAACTATTATCATATGAAATATGGGGTAGATGTCAGGAGTATCCGTTATCCCGGTCTGATTTCTTATAAATCGGCGCCGGGCGGGGGCACTACAGACTATGCTATAGAGATCTTCCATGATGCGCTGGAAGAGAAACGCTATGTAAGCTTCCTGGAAGAAAACACTTACCTGCCTATGATGTATATGCCGGATGCCATTCGTGCAACCATTGAATTAATGGAAGCGCCTAAAGAAAGAATTTCTGTACGTACCTCTTACAATGTTGCCGGCCTCAGTTTTTCGCCAAAAGAAATTGCGGCTGAAATCAAAAAGCATATTCCTGATTTTGAGATTATTTATCAGCCGGATTACCGCCAGGAAATAGCCGGCAGCTGGCCCCGGAGCATTGATGATGCTGTTGCGCGCAGGGACTGGGGATGGAAGCATGAATATGACCTGGCTGCAATAACGGAAGATATGTTAAAGAACCTGCCTTCTGTCATGAAATAACAGAGCAGGTTATGCAAGAAAAAAGCCGCTTAATAACAAGCGGCTTTTTTAGGGTGTATATAGTTTTGTAAAATTATTTCTGCCACCACAGCTGGGTGCCTTTTGTGTCTCCGCCGATGGCTGCAGCTGCGGCGTCTTTGTTTTTTGCGTTGGTATTGGTTTCCACTACCGGATAGGTAAGCCGGTTGGGCACCATGGTAACATTAGGATCCAGCGAACCTGCAATGGGGGCAATAAATAACGGGGTGCCATCTGTTTTTGTGAACTTTAAACGCAGCCGCTCATACCAGGATTGTAATCCCTGCATATACATCGCAATCCATTTTTGGGTACCGATTATATTTTTCCAATTGCCGGCATTATAGGGCACAGATTTGATATATGTTGCAGCAGCTGCATCCGGTATTTGCCAGAATGTCATATTTGATTTTATAGCTGCTTCATAAAAGGATTGGGCGCTGCCTCCTACATTCATACCTCTTGCAGCAGCTTCTGCCAGTAAGAACTGAACTTCAGAGGATGTCATCAGTATACCGGGGAAGTCAGGTGCATAAACGCGTACTCCCGGGGTAGAGTATTTCTGGGCATCGGCCGCGGAATTTGTTCCGATGCCATAGGGCTTGCCAAGAATGGTCCCCGAATTTGTTGCCGGACGGGCGTATACTTTAAGACGCGGGTCCTTTAATGAATCCATATAATTGACCATTGTTTCACTAACCACAAATTCCACCTGTGGTCTTCCAAAATCATTATAGGGGTACTGATTGGGTGCCTGGCTGGTATACGGGAAAAGGGCATCATCTGTACTGTCTGTAATAACGCCATTTTTTACCGCAGTTTCAATAGCTGTTTTTGCCTCTGCGGGTTTTACATCGCTCATACGCATGGCAATGCGCAGGATCAGCGAATTGGCTAATTTTTTCCATTTTGTTACATCCCCGTTATAGAAAGCATCACCGGAGGGGTAACTATCTTTGGACGAATCCAGGGTGTTTTGGTATTCATCCAGCCTTTTCAGAAAATCTGTATACATCGTAGCCGCATCATCATAAACCGGTGCGGGAATGCTGTCAAACAGGGCATTGGAATAGGGAACATTACCATAGGCATCCGCCAGTGTTTGATACATCCATACCTCTAAGATGCCTGCGATGGCATTCTGATTGGGCACAGGGTCCTGTACTTCGGCAGCCCGGTTAAGATCCATAAGCGTCTGCAGGTCTTTCAGCGGGCGATTGTAAAGCGACCATAATGTGGAGTTGCCCGCTTCGCTAAGGCTGTACCGGCTGTCTTCCTCTTTGTCCGATGCGGCCCAGTACTGCGCATAGTGCATCCCGATCCGGTTATTTACTACGGAATTATATAAAATATCCATAGCGTTTTTTTCCGCTGAAAGAAGTAATTGCTCCGGCGTAACCGTGGAAGGCAATACCGGATTCGTATTCAGTTCATCAAATTTGCTGCATGAGCAGATGTATAGCACCAGGAATAATAACAATATTTTATTTATAAACGATTTCATTTTACGTGTTTTTTAGAATCCGACATTGAGGTTTAAGCCAAAGGAGCGGATCGATGGAAGGGCGCCTCCTTCCAGGCCCTGTATATTACCGGTTCCATTAGCAATATTGGAAGGATCAACATTCGGAGCGTTGGATTTGATCAGCCACAGGTTACGTCCATACAAAGAAAGTGTAATATTGCTGGCACGTATTTTCTCGGCCCAGGAATTGGGCAATTGGTATCCTAATGTTACCTCGCGCAGGTAAATATAGCTGGCGTCATACACATTGGCGGCATTGATATTTTTACCGAAATTGTTCTTGAAATGATCCATTGTGGTAATGGTCTTTGAAAAAGGCGTTCCATCGGCTAATACGCCCGATACTTCCACGCCATTTTCTCTTACATTTCCTTCCGCGGTTTCTTCCAGCAACCCTGAGGCCAATCCATACATGTTGGTATAGGAGAAAAATTTACCGCCTTTGCTGTAGTCAATGAGCGCGTTCAACGAAATATTCTTGTAAGTAAAACTGTTGGTAATACCTCCAACATAATCAGGATAAACACTACCCAGGGGAACCACCTGATCTGTTTTTACATAATGCCCGGATTCATCAATGATTTTTTGTCCGTTTTTGTAAGTATAATCAAAACCGTATAAAGTTCCCAATGGCTGCCCTTTTACAGCTACTACCGAAACCTGGTTCAATCTCCGTTCGGTACCAATATTGATCTTATCAATCACTTCATTACCGTTTTGGGCCAGATCCAGTACCTTATTCTTGTTTCTTGAAAAATTAAACCCGATGTTCCATTTGAAGTTTTCAGATTGTACTGGTGTTCCGTCCACGTGAAGCTCAATGCCCTTATTGCTGATGCTTCCTGCATTCAACAGGTATTGTGTGTATCCGTCAGTAGGCGAAACGTTCACCGGGATGATCTGATTTTTGGTGACGCGATCGTAGTAGGTGAAGTCAACGCCTACCCGGTTATTGAACAGCTTCAATTCAATACCGGCTTCTTTTTCAGTGGTCTTTTCCGGCTTCAGTACAGGATTTCTTTTCAGATCATCTACAGATACATACGGTACACCATTAAAGAGCTGGGGCATTGTATACGTCAGGAAAATATTAAAGGGATCCGTATCGTTACCTACCTGCGCAATACCAGCCCGCACCTTACCGAAGTTCAGCCATTTAACATCTTTTAGCCAATCTGAAAAAATGATCGAGGTAGATGCCGATGGGTAGAAATAGGATCTGTTTGCAGCAGGCAGCGTGGAAGACCAGTCATTCCTTCCGCTTAATTCCAGAAAGATATTATTGTTGTAACCGATAGTAGCGGTTCCAAACAGGGAATTGATCTGCTTACGCGGACGTGCCTCTGTTATGGTGGGTGGTGCTGAAATGTTGGCCAGCGTGTATACGCCAGGTGTAATCAAACCGGCTCCGGCAGGTGTGGCGCCTGTAAAAAGGCGTGTATCCTGCTTCATAATGTTGCCGCCAATAGTGGCACCGAGGTTGAATTTGTCACTGATATCTTTTTTGATATTGGCGGTGAACATATAATTCATTTCTTTGAAATCAATGGTATTGCGCGTATAACTCCCCAGGAAATAATCTTTGGCCGTTCTTTCTTCCTGCAATGTGTTATAGCTGTCCATAAAGGCCTGTGCGTTAAAGGAAAGCCAGTCAAGCGGTTTATACTCCAGGCCTACTGAACCAAAGAGCCGGTTCCGGTCGTCGTTCTCGTATTCCATATAACGTGTCCAGTAAGGGTTATTGGCAAAGTTGGGCGTGGGGTCGTCAAAAGTTTTCCGGTTCCAGCTGATCTGGCTTCCATCCGCATATTTGTAATCTTTCATACGGCTCATGTCCCACTGACGCTGGCCGTATTCACTAAACAGGTTCATCATATTCTGTCCTGTAAAGCCTGTGCCCGGGCGACCTTTGGCTTTTGTATAGGAATAGCGCACGCCGGCGCTTGCGGTTAACTGATCGGTAATTTTATAGTTACCATTAACGCCAACATTGGTTCTTGAAAGATGGGAGTTGGGTAATACGAAACGCTGGCGGGTATCTGCCATGCTTATCCGGATGGAACCTTTATCACTGCTGCCTCCTACACTAACACTGTTGGTAACGGTTACACCTGTTTGAAAAAAATTTTTAATATTGTCGGGCTGTGGCGACCACGGAGCGGTTTGCCCGAAATAAGGATTATCCTTGTTTTTGTCAAAAGACCAGTAATGCCGCACCAAACGACCATCAAGCGCGGGTCCCCAGGATTCATCTACTGCAAATTCAGGGATCAGGTCATAACCTCCTAAAACCGGATCCTGATACGCAGGAGAGGAACTGCTTAAAAATTGTTCAGGGTTTTTATTATAAAAGAGCGTGTCAAATGTGGGTTTGGAACCACCGCCATATTTATTCTGATATTTGGGCAGCACATATACTTTATCACTTTGCACATTCAGGCTGTAGTTCACACCAATTTTCTTTCCGCCTCCGTTCGATTTTTTTGTGGTGATCAATACCACGCCATTCTGCCCGCGGCTTCCGTAAAGTGCCGTAGCGGCTGCGCCTTTTAGTACAGATA
This window encodes:
- the kdsA gene encoding 3-deoxy-8-phosphooctulonate synthase; the protein is MQQFLKDLFEGQQYHPDSFFLIAGPCVVEGEALVMGVAEKVSGICKNLGIPYVFKSSYKKANRTSIDSFTGIGDLNALQLLKQVKETYHIPVVSDIHAHEEAALAAEYVDMLQIPAFLSRQTDLLEAAARTGKTVNIKKGQFLSGPSMKFAADKVKHAGNEKVILTERGNTFGYQDLVVDFRNIPWMKEHGVPVVMDCTHSLQQPNQTSGVTGGNPELIGTIAKAAIATGADGLFIETHPNPAIAKSDGANMLKLDYLEPLLEQLVKIREAIIST
- a CDS encoding NAD-dependent epimerase/dehydratase family protein gives rise to the protein MTKEKILVIGASGQIGVELTMALREIYGNNNVVASDLREENPLLKGSGPYVSIDVMNKEMLHVQVIRQGITQIYLLAAILSATGEKNPGLAWHLNMQGLLNVLDIAREENIHKVYWPSSIAVFGPTSPKQNCPQQTIIEPTTVYGISKYAGEFWCNYYHMKYGVDVRSIRYPGLISYKSAPGGGTTDYAIEIFHDALEEKRYVSFLEENTYLPMMYMPDAIRATIELMEAPKERISVRTSYNVAGLSFSPKEIAAEIKKHIPDFEIIYQPDYRQEIAGSWPRSIDDAVARRDWGWKHEYDLAAITEDMLKNLPSVMK
- a CDS encoding SusD/RagB family nutrient-binding outer membrane lipoprotein, with product MKSFINKILLLFLVLYICSCSKFDELNTNPVLPSTVTPEQLLLSAEKNAMDILYNSVVNNRIGMHYAQYWAASDKEEDSRYSLSEAGNSTLWSLYNRPLKDLQTLMDLNRAAEVQDPVPNQNAIAGILEVWMYQTLADAYGNVPYSNALFDSIPAPVYDDAATMYTDFLKRLDEYQNTLDSSKDSYPSGDAFYNGDVTKWKKLANSLILRIAMRMSDVKPAEAKTAIETAVKNGVITDSTDDALFPYTSQAPNQYPYNDFGRPQVEFVVSETMVNYMDSLKDPRLKVYARPATNSGTILGKPYGIGTNSAADAQKYSTPGVRVYAPDFPGILMTSSEVQFLLAEAAARGMNVGGSAQSFYEAAIKSNMTFWQIPDAAAATYIKSVPYNAGNWKNIIGTQKWIAMYMQGLQSWYERLRLKFTKTDGTPLFIAPIAGSLDPNVTMVPNRLTYPVVETNTNAKNKDAAAAAIGGDTKGTQLWWQK